In Roseovarius sp. M141, one DNA window encodes the following:
- a CDS encoding transposase domain-containing protein, which produces MAEAATAKNIRKDQAGRGDPLRARSHAQGAAIPRERTAGTGQQYLRAVNQTPDPWQEKFFMGSKGGGKAAAIAYTLIETARMNGVNPEAWLTWFLERIADHKINRIDELAPWNWTPQ; this is translated from the coding sequence TTGGCTGAAGCAGCAACTGCCAAAAATATCCGGAAAGACCAAGCTGGCCGAGGCGATCCGCTACGCGCTCGGTCGCATGCCCAAGGCGCGGCCATACCTCGAGAACGGACAGCTGGAACTGGACAACAATATCTGCGAGCGGTCAATCAGACCCCTGACCCTTGGCAGGAAAAATTCTTCATGGGCTCAAAAGGTGGCGGCAAGGCCGCGGCGATCGCCTACACGCTCATCGAAACCGCTCGCATGAACGGCGTCAATCCCGAAGCCTGGCTTACTTGGTTTCTCGAGCGTATTGCCGATCACAAGATCAACCGAATTGACGAACTCGCTCCCTGGAACTGGACGCCGCAATAG
- a CDS encoding IS110 family transposase yields MNEVSIIGLDLAKNIFQAHGAGADGSVVFRRKLSRAQLLKFLSDQQPCVVAMEACASAHHWGRAIGDLGHQVRLIPPAYVKPFVKRQKNDMADAEAIAEAASRPTMRFVAVKSEVQQAAAMAYRTRDLLVRQRTQTINALRAHLAEQGIVAPAGPAHVGRLAAVVDGDDGTLPAAVRELARLLLDQIEDLSEKVSGLDTELRKRAATDDTARQLTTIPGIGPITAAAITTFAPPMETFLKGRDFAAWVGLTPRQHSSGGKERLGRTSKMGQKDIRRLLITGAIAVVRWAARKGALEGSWLARMLARKPKMLVAVALANRMARTAWALMRKGEDYRDPVAMAA; encoded by the coding sequence ATGAACGAAGTTAGCATCATCGGCCTGGATTTGGCCAAGAACATATTTCAGGCACATGGCGCCGGGGCGGACGGATCCGTTGTATTCCGGCGCAAGCTATCGCGTGCGCAGCTGTTGAAGTTCCTGAGCGATCAGCAGCCTTGCGTGGTGGCCATGGAGGCTTGTGCAAGCGCCCATCATTGGGGCCGGGCAATCGGCGATCTTGGGCACCAGGTTCGGTTGATACCGCCTGCCTACGTGAAGCCTTTCGTGAAGCGTCAGAAAAACGACATGGCTGATGCGGAGGCGATCGCTGAGGCAGCGTCCCGTCCGACCATGCGGTTTGTTGCTGTGAAGAGCGAGGTTCAGCAGGCGGCGGCAATGGCGTATCGTACCCGCGACCTCCTGGTGAGGCAGCGCACTCAGACAATCAATGCGCTTCGGGCCCATCTGGCCGAGCAAGGTATCGTCGCGCCCGCCGGTCCTGCCCATGTTGGCCGCCTTGCCGCAGTTGTCGATGGCGACGACGGCACGCTGCCTGCGGCGGTGCGGGAACTGGCGCGCTTACTTCTGGACCAGATCGAAGATCTAAGCGAGAAAGTATCTGGCTTGGATACCGAGCTGCGCAAACGAGCGGCCACCGACGATACTGCGAGGCAGCTGACGACGATTCCGGGCATTGGTCCGATCACTGCAGCGGCTATCACCACTTTTGCGCCACCGATGGAGACCTTCTTGAAGGGCCGGGATTTTGCGGCCTGGGTCGGGCTTACGCCGAGACAGCATTCGAGCGGCGGCAAGGAACGTCTTGGCCGAACGTCGAAGATGGGCCAAAAAGATATCCGTCGACTGCTGATCACCGGTGCCATCGCAGTGGTGAGATGGGCAGCACGCAAGGGCGCCCTGGAGGGTTCGTGGCTCGCGCGGATGCTGGCACGCAAACCGAAAATGTTGGTCGCGGTGGCTTTGGCCAACCGTATGGCGCGCACGGCCTGGGCTCTGATGCGTAAAGGTGAGGATTACAGGGATCCGGTGGCTATGGCCGCATAG
- a CDS encoding glycosyltransferase family 2 protein: MTNIKISVVSPIYGCRDCLHTLADQVADTFADTDFDWELLLVDDRGPDQPWEVITELAQNSPHIRGVRLARNHGQHLAIWAGLEAANGDYVVVIDCDLQDDPKIIPALLEKLIHSNVDAVVVDRGTWSDSKLRRIASKSFYAVVKSLTGVSINNIGNFGIYSRRLVDILLMYQEQEVFLPIMVSLTGLPTTQLQVDRGVRLAGESSYSLRRLITMAIAIIIRFTDRPLKLSVIIGLAFSSLSALISLLLLLMWLLGSFTVPGWTSTILSMWFLSGLIMATLGVHGFYLGRIFREVQGRPRILIEQTTDKAGPPA, translated from the coding sequence ATGACTAACATAAAAATCAGTGTCGTCTCTCCGATCTACGGGTGTCGCGATTGCTTGCATACGTTGGCCGATCAGGTCGCCGACACCTTCGCCGACACCGATTTTGATTGGGAACTCCTGCTGGTTGATGACCGGGGGCCCGATCAGCCGTGGGAAGTAATCACAGAGCTGGCGCAAAATAGCCCACACATACGTGGCGTCAGACTGGCCCGTAACCATGGGCAACATCTGGCAATTTGGGCGGGGCTTGAAGCGGCCAATGGGGATTATGTTGTCGTCATAGACTGCGACTTGCAGGATGATCCCAAAATCATTCCAGCCCTGCTGGAAAAATTGATCCACAGCAACGTTGATGCAGTTGTTGTTGATCGCGGCACTTGGTCGGATTCGAAACTCCGACGGATCGCGTCAAAATCTTTCTATGCCGTTGTGAAATCACTCACAGGGGTCAGCATCAACAACATCGGAAATTTCGGCATCTATAGCCGCCGCCTTGTTGATATTTTATTGATGTATCAAGAACAAGAGGTGTTCTTGCCAATCATGGTCAGCCTCACCGGTTTGCCCACCACGCAATTGCAAGTGGATCGTGGTGTCCGGCTGGCCGGTGAAAGTTCTTACTCTTTGCGAAGACTCATCACCATGGCCATTGCAATTATTATCCGGTTTACGGATCGCCCCCTGAAGCTGAGCGTGATCATCGGACTTGCCTTCAGCAGTTTATCTGCTTTGATTTCTCTGCTCCTTCTACTGATGTGGTTGCTGGGTTCATTCACTGTACCGGGCTGGACCAGCACGATATTGTCGATGTGGTTCCTATCTGGACTCATCATGGCCACCCTTGGTGTACATGGGTTTTATCTGGGCCGGATCTTTCGTGAAGTTCAGGGTCGACCGCGTATTCTGATCGAGCAGACCACTGACAAAGCCGGGCCACCTGCATGA
- the rffA gene encoding dTDP-4-amino-4,6-dideoxygalactose transaminase, with protein sequence MKNTIPFNKPSIVGNEIKYIRDAVRQGQLAGDGVYTDKCSKHLGSLTGAKKVLLTHSCTAALEMAAMLCDLGPGDEVIMPSFTFVSTANAVVLRGATPVFVDIQPDTLNIDPIAVSTAITQKTKAIFAVHYAGFPADMDALADLAKKHGLFLIEDAAQALGSTYKGRLAGSLSDMAAFSFHETKNIISGEGGALAINRSELMERAEIIREKGTNRSQFFRGQVDKYTWVDVGSSYLPGELIAAYLYGQLEAEPAIRTRRLAVFDAYMDALTPLVATNKVTLPYTPLNCTGNGHMFYLLLDSLESRSAFIAEMKAHNIITPFHYVPLHSAPAGKRFGRAHGDLPVTQRISETLVRLPMYFDLGSDIETVIDVALNVLGNTPRGWT encoded by the coding sequence GTGAAAAACACTATCCCATTTAACAAGCCCAGTATTGTTGGCAATGAAATCAAGTACATCCGAGATGCAGTGAGGCAAGGCCAACTTGCAGGTGACGGAGTATACACGGATAAATGTAGCAAGCACCTTGGGAGTTTAACCGGCGCGAAGAAAGTACTGCTGACACACTCCTGCACGGCTGCGCTCGAAATGGCTGCAATGTTGTGTGATTTAGGACCTGGTGATGAAGTCATCATGCCCTCCTTTACTTTCGTGTCGACCGCTAATGCTGTGGTTTTGCGCGGGGCAACACCGGTTTTTGTAGATATCCAGCCAGACACGCTGAACATTGACCCTATTGCAGTTTCCACAGCGATTACCCAAAAAACTAAAGCGATTTTTGCTGTGCATTACGCAGGTTTTCCAGCCGACATGGATGCGTTGGCCGATTTGGCTAAGAAACACGGATTGTTTCTGATCGAAGACGCAGCACAGGCATTGGGGTCAACCTACAAGGGTCGCTTGGCCGGCAGCCTGAGTGACATGGCGGCCTTCAGCTTTCACGAAACCAAGAACATCATTAGCGGAGAAGGGGGGGCTCTGGCGATCAACCGCTCCGAACTTATGGAACGCGCAGAAATCATCCGCGAGAAGGGCACCAACCGCTCGCAGTTTTTCCGCGGGCAAGTTGACAAGTATACTTGGGTGGATGTGGGATCATCCTATTTACCCGGTGAACTAATCGCGGCATATTTGTACGGTCAACTTGAGGCGGAGCCTGCGATTCGCACTCGGCGTTTGGCTGTGTTCGACGCCTATATGGATGCGCTTACGCCTCTTGTTGCCACCAACAAAGTTACATTACCCTACACGCCGCTGAACTGCACAGGTAATGGACACATGTTCTATCTACTGCTGGACTCGCTTGAGAGTCGCAGTGCCTTCATTGCAGAAATGAAAGCACATAATATCATCACCCCTTTTCACTATGTCCCACTACACTCGGCCCCTGCAGGCAAACGGTTTGGCCGAGCACATGGGGATCTGCCTGTCACGCAACGCATCTCGGAGACGTTAGTACGTTTGCCTATGTATTTTGATCTGGGAAGCGACATTGAGACCGTAATTGATGTGGCACTGAACGTGTTGGGTAATACGCCACGAGGCTGGACATGA
- the tnpB gene encoding IS66 family insertion sequence element accessory protein TnpB (TnpB, as the term is used for proteins encoded by IS66 family insertion elements, is considered an accessory protein, since TnpC, encoded by a neighboring gene, is a DDE family transposase.) → MIPVPSNTRVWLAAGVTDMRRGFNTLAAQAEKVLAEDPYSGHLFVFRGRRGDLLKIIWWDAQGACLFSKRLERGRFVWPAAKEGKVSLSPSQLSMLLEGIDWRMPQKTWRPLQAE, encoded by the coding sequence ATGATCCCAGTGCCGAGCAATACGCGGGTGTGGCTCGCGGCCGGGGTGACCGACATGCGGCGTGGCTTCAACACCTTGGCGGCGCAGGCTGAAAAGGTCCTGGCCGAGGACCCGTATTCCGGCCATCTGTTCGTGTTCCGGGGGCGCCGGGGCGATCTGTTGAAGATCATCTGGTGGGACGCCCAAGGAGCCTGCCTGTTCTCCAAGCGCCTCGAGCGTGGCCGGTTCGTCTGGCCCGCGGCGAAAGAGGGCAAGGTCAGCCTCAGTCCGTCGCAACTCTCGATGCTGCTGGAGGGGATCGACTGGCGCATGCCGCAAAAGACATGGCGGCCATTGCAGGCGGAATAG
- a CDS encoding GtrA family protein: MKISKSFLRYSGVGVMSNGLLYVLFVVLIWVGFTPPITAAICYVLGITFSYLMNRRWSFESNAGHRQDLPRFLFSYAAGFAATMIFIVALTHWMRPEVAQIINIGLTAMVIYLCLRLTGFGKQGDAHAD, encoded by the coding sequence ATGAAGATATCTAAAAGTTTCCTGCGTTATTCTGGTGTTGGTGTTATGTCCAACGGGCTGTTGTATGTTTTGTTTGTGGTGCTGATCTGGGTCGGCTTCACACCCCCGATAACAGCGGCAATATGCTATGTGCTGGGGATCACGTTTAGTTACCTGATGAACCGCCGCTGGTCTTTTGAAAGTAACGCAGGGCACCGTCAGGATTTGCCGCGCTTCCTTTTTTCTTATGCTGCCGGCTTTGCGGCCACGATGATATTCATCGTGGCTTTGACCCATTGGATGCGCCCCGAAGTAGCCCAGATCATCAACATCGGACTCACGGCGATGGTAATCTATCTATGCTTGCGTTTGACGGGTTTTGGAAAGCAAGGAGATGCACATGCCGATTGA
- a CDS encoding transposase, producing MAGKKGQKKRFWADEEKRSICEQALAPGVSVAQVARRYSMNANLIFKWLKDPRFSPAADKMQMASEGDIIFLPVEISGPSTDHHSNETTLGPVGSTSAPLLAHRVDITLSDGRRVVIEGPTALSSVIGLVQGLMA from the coding sequence ATGGCGGGCAAGAAGGGCCAGAAGAAGCGGTTCTGGGCGGACGAAGAGAAGCGGTCGATCTGTGAGCAGGCTTTGGCACCCGGCGTGTCCGTCGCGCAGGTTGCCCGTCGTTATTCGATGAACGCGAACCTGATCTTCAAGTGGCTGAAAGACCCTCGCTTTTCCCCTGCTGCGGACAAAATGCAAATGGCATCGGAAGGTGACATTATCTTCTTGCCGGTGGAGATATCGGGGCCATCCACCGACCATCATTCCAACGAGACGACGTTGGGGCCTGTGGGCTCGACATCGGCTCCTCTCCTGGCGCATCGGGTCGACATCACGCTGTCGGATGGGCGACGGGTCGTCATTGAAGGGCCGACGGCGCTGTCATCTGTTATCGGGCTCGTGCAGGGTCTGATGGCATGA
- a CDS encoding IS66 family transposase, whose protein sequence is MQGKSAERGKARFGSKSESLDQLAFDLQEDIEIAQAAEAQHDETNPSDDAAQSDRPAKRQHSRAPLPDHLERQTEVLSPGDACASCGGALRPLGEDVTQELEYIPGRFVVRQIVRPRMAYSCCETFAQAPLPSRPIERGRAGPGLLAHVLVGKYCDHLPLYRQLEIYAREKLDLHRSTLTDWVGRSTALLEPLAEHIGKLVRAGPAVFADDTPVKMQTGAKTGKAHTARLWSYVRDERPWCGQAPPCAWYQFSVDRKGGHPSAHLQGYKGTVHADGFTGFNGLFGEGLATEQACMVHVRRKFVDVFERDGSVIARGAIERIARLYGVERRRATNPPMNASPCGRRRRSRSSMNWKVG, encoded by the coding sequence TTGCAAGGCAAATCTGCCGAGAGGGGCAAGGCGCGGTTCGGGTCGAAATCCGAAAGCCTCGATCAGCTGGCCTTCGACTTGCAGGAAGACATCGAGATCGCGCAGGCTGCCGAGGCGCAGCATGACGAAACCAACCCGAGTGACGACGCGGCGCAATCCGACAGGCCCGCCAAACGGCAACACAGCCGTGCCCCGCTGCCCGATCATCTCGAGCGACAGACCGAGGTCTTGTCTCCGGGCGATGCCTGCGCCTCGTGTGGCGGCGCCCTGCGCCCGCTCGGCGAGGATGTGACGCAGGAGCTGGAATACATCCCGGGGCGCTTTGTCGTCCGCCAGATCGTGCGTCCGCGCATGGCCTACAGCTGCTGCGAGACCTTCGCGCAGGCACCGTTGCCGAGCCGCCCCATCGAGCGCGGCCGCGCCGGCCCCGGTCTTCTCGCGCATGTGCTGGTCGGCAAGTATTGCGATCATCTGCCATTATACCGGCAGTTGGAGATCTACGCGCGCGAGAAGCTCGACCTGCACCGATCAACGCTCACCGACTGGGTCGGGCGGTCAACGGCGTTGCTGGAACCGTTGGCCGAGCATATCGGCAAGCTGGTGCGCGCCGGACCCGCCGTGTTTGCCGACGACACCCCGGTCAAGATGCAGACCGGTGCGAAGACAGGCAAGGCCCATACCGCGCGGCTCTGGAGTTACGTCCGCGACGAGAGGCCCTGGTGCGGACAGGCACCGCCCTGCGCGTGGTATCAGTTCAGCGTGGATCGAAAGGGGGGACATCCCTCCGCCCATCTTCAGGGCTACAAGGGCACCGTGCATGCTGACGGCTTCACCGGCTTCAACGGCCTGTTCGGCGAAGGGCTCGCCACGGAGCAAGCCTGCATGGTCCATGTCCGCCGCAAGTTCGTGGATGTCTTCGAGCGCGATGGGTCCGTCATCGCCAGGGGCGCCATCGAACGGATTGCCAGGCTCTATGGTGTGGAAAGGAGGCGCGCTACAAATCCCCCGATGAACGCGTCGCCCTGCGGCAGGCGCAGGCGAAGCCGCTCTTCGATGAACTGGAAGGTTGGCTGA
- a CDS encoding GNAT family N-acetyltransferase — translation MPIEINELETRRFGITAAKVTELKADIKKINAAAQTDRVQLLTIRVSTDDLARVQELEADGYRLMDTLVYYDRMLADAPTPQDALIRLATPADAEAVATVARASFAGYFGHYHADPRLSDASADAAYVEWAENSIKGCGPKAPACVAERADRILGFMTMRMNSDTEAEIILNGVHPSAQGEGIYGRILASSMALLKVAGRTRVVTSTQVNNITVQRAWGRQGLRMARSYYTLHKWFNNSRAGCGLSDLGLN, via the coding sequence ATGCCGATTGAGATCAACGAGCTTGAAACCCGCCGATTTGGAATCACTGCAGCAAAGGTTACGGAGTTAAAAGCAGATATTAAGAAAATCAACGCGGCAGCTCAGACTGACCGGGTCCAGCTGCTCACGATCCGCGTTTCAACTGATGATCTGGCCCGTGTACAAGAATTAGAGGCGGATGGCTACCGTTTGATGGACACGCTTGTCTATTATGATCGCATGTTGGCTGATGCCCCAACCCCCCAAGACGCCCTAATTCGCCTTGCCACACCCGCAGACGCAGAGGCCGTCGCGACCGTCGCGCGCGCCTCTTTCGCAGGCTATTTTGGCCACTACCACGCTGATCCGCGCCTGTCAGATGCAAGTGCTGATGCGGCCTATGTTGAATGGGCAGAGAATAGCATCAAAGGATGCGGCCCAAAGGCCCCTGCGTGTGTTGCAGAACGCGCTGATCGCATTCTTGGCTTTATGACAATGCGGATGAACTCCGATACGGAAGCTGAGATTATTTTGAATGGGGTGCATCCGAGCGCGCAAGGAGAAGGCATCTATGGCAGGATACTTGCGTCTAGTATGGCGCTTTTGAAGGTTGCGGGACGCACCCGAGTCGTTACGTCAACCCAAGTAAACAATATCACTGTCCAAAGAGCTTGGGGCCGTCAGGGGCTGCGGATGGCACGCAGCTACTACACGTTGCACAAATGGTTCAACAATTCTAGAGCGGGTTGCGGTCTTTCCGATTTAGGATTGAACTAA